A genomic region of Devosia ginsengisoli contains the following coding sequences:
- a CDS encoding ABC transporter substrate-binding protein — protein MMKKTKWMLAMAAAMLASTAALAQDVPTLRIMTLFNPDATWTNDGVDAVEAALNPVLEEKIGAHIDLIPIPWGDYNQRMSLVMSSREPFDIAMTSSWINNFYRNVSQQNLLALDEYLDDVPQLQADIPPELLKVGTVNGKLYGIPVQQMFPKTFGFNTRADLVEKYNIDLASITSYEQLTPIFEEVVAGEGEGFYAFGGKVAAAAELFGYDPVATSGTYTLLAVKMDDPERNIVNFYATPEYRAQVKLRRQWHEMGLTDPNPMNRDQFLSAVTAGTVGFNMDSAQDRPTHRIFQGLPFQPKRIAPIALTTAAMNASMWSVSADSEHPVEALRLIHLLNTDAEVVNGLALGVEGVNWQWNADKTLVELLDKASYWPNIKWVWGNSFLIYPQKASDIADNEESLRMNAEATPSVMLGFAFDITPVENEMAALGSIIPNLEALDNGRVEDVDSFLDQQLAEMEVAGLPRVIEELQRQIDAWLATSN, from the coding sequence ATGATGAAGAAGACCAAATGGATGCTGGCCATGGCGGCCGCGATGCTGGCCAGCACGGCGGCATTGGCACAGGATGTTCCCACCCTGCGGATCATGACCCTGTTCAATCCCGACGCCACCTGGACCAATGATGGCGTGGATGCGGTCGAAGCCGCGCTGAACCCGGTTCTGGAGGAAAAGATCGGCGCCCATATCGATCTGATTCCGATTCCGTGGGGCGACTACAACCAGCGCATGAGCCTGGTCATGTCGTCGCGCGAGCCGTTCGACATCGCCATGACGTCGTCGTGGATCAACAATTTCTACCGCAATGTCAGCCAGCAAAACCTGCTGGCGCTGGACGAGTATCTCGATGACGTGCCGCAACTGCAGGCGGACATTCCGCCCGAACTGCTGAAAGTCGGAACCGTCAACGGCAAGCTTTACGGCATTCCGGTGCAGCAGATGTTCCCGAAAACCTTCGGCTTCAACACCCGCGCCGACCTGGTCGAGAAATACAATATCGACCTGGCCTCGATCACCTCATACGAGCAGTTGACGCCCATCTTCGAGGAAGTCGTGGCCGGCGAAGGCGAGGGCTTCTATGCCTTCGGCGGCAAGGTGGCGGCGGCGGCCGAACTGTTCGGCTATGACCCTGTCGCGACCTCGGGCACCTACACGCTGCTTGCCGTGAAGATGGACGATCCGGAGCGGAATATCGTCAACTTCTACGCCACGCCCGAATATCGCGCGCAGGTCAAGCTGCGCCGCCAATGGCATGAAATGGGCCTGACCGATCCCAACCCGATGAACCGCGACCAGTTCCTCTCCGCCGTCACGGCGGGCACGGTCGGCTTCAACATGGACAGCGCCCAGGACCGCCCGACGCATCGCATCTTCCAGGGCCTGCCCTTCCAGCCCAAGCGCATCGCGCCCATTGCCTTGACCACCGCGGCGATGAACGCCTCCATGTGGTCGGTATCGGCCGACAGCGAGCATCCGGTGGAAGCCCTGCGGCTGATCCATCTGCTCAATACCGATGCCGAAGTGGTCAACGGTCTGGCGCTCGGCGTCGAGGGCGTCAACTGGCAGTGGAATGCCGACAAGACCCTGGTCGAGCTGCTCGACAAGGCGTCCTATTGGCCCAATATCAAGTGGGTCTGGGGCAACAGCTTCCTGATCTATCCGCAGAAGGCATCCGATATCGCCGATAACGAGGAATCCCTGCGCATGAATGCCGAGGCGACACCCTCCGTCATGCTCGGCTTTGCCTTCGATATCACCCCGGTCGAGAATGAAATGGCCGCTCTGGGCTCCATCATTCCCAATCTCGAAGCCCTCGATAACGGGCGCGTCGAGGATGTGGACAGCTTCCTTGACCAGCAGCTCGCGGAAATGGAGGTTGCCGGCCTGCCGCGGGTGATCGAGGAATTGCAGCGCCAGATCGACGCCTGGCTGGCCACTTCGAACTGA
- a CDS encoding fumarylacetoacetate hydrolase family protein, which translates to MKFASFNVGDSAHYGPVSGEVIHAVPDRMRGQFPDLKSAIAGQALEQVAAAALRDGTPYPLASLQYAPVIANPGKIICVGLNYRAHGDETGRPDYPALFVRFADTQIGHGENLTLSAESAMFDFEGELAVVIGTPGHGIAEAAALDHIAGYACYNDATMRDWQRHSSQYTAGKNFPGTGAFGPFLVTADEVGDPSQLAIATRVDGAVMQSASTADMLFSVRDIIAYVSRFTPLAAGDVLVTGTPAGAGAGRKPPVFLTAGMVVEVEIERVGLLRNVVAAVQ; encoded by the coding sequence ATGAAATTTGCCAGCTTCAACGTCGGCGATAGCGCCCATTACGGCCCTGTCAGCGGTGAGGTGATCCACGCCGTTCCCGACAGAATGCGGGGGCAGTTTCCCGACCTCAAGAGCGCCATTGCCGGGCAGGCTCTGGAGCAGGTGGCGGCTGCGGCCCTGCGGGACGGCACGCCCTATCCGCTCGCGTCGCTGCAATATGCGCCCGTGATCGCCAATCCGGGCAAGATCATCTGCGTCGGCCTCAATTACCGCGCCCATGGCGATGAAACCGGCCGCCCGGACTACCCGGCGCTGTTCGTGCGCTTCGCCGATACCCAGATCGGGCATGGCGAAAATCTGACCCTGTCAGCGGAATCGGCGATGTTCGATTTCGAGGGCGAACTCGCCGTCGTCATCGGCACGCCCGGCCACGGCATCGCAGAGGCGGCGGCGCTGGACCATATCGCGGGCTATGCCTGCTACAATGACGCGACGATGCGGGACTGGCAGCGCCATTCCAGCCAATATACCGCCGGCAAGAACTTTCCCGGCACCGGCGCTTTCGGGCCATTCCTGGTCACGGCGGACGAGGTCGGCGATCCGAGCCAACTGGCCATAGCCACGCGCGTCGACGGTGCTGTCATGCAGAGCGCCAGCACGGCGGACATGCTGTTCTCGGTTCGCGACATCATCGCCTATGTCTCCCGCTTCACGCCACTGGCCGCGGGCGACGTGCTGGTCACCGGCACGCCTGCCGGCGCCGGTGCCGGGCGCAAGCCGCCGGTTTTCCTCACGGCGGGCATGGTGGTCGAGGTGGAAATCGAGCGGGTCGGATTGCTGCGCAACGTTGTTGCCGCAGTGCAGTAA
- a CDS encoding amidohydrolase family protein, giving the protein MIIDSHQHFWRLETGLYDWIPPADAVLRRNFEVAELAPQLRDAGIGGTILVQAANSEDELAELGRHAAAAGFVRGIVAPLEITRAGVADRIARMAETPLLVGFRPPFTALSDSAGALTDSAGAALGAIDRYGLALDCLAVGPALGLIPALAQSHAGMNLIVDHGGNPDLSAGKVRGEWRESMRQIAGQPNVSCKLSGLLTRLPPGADRTIVAEHVAILRDLFGPSRLLWGSDWPVLTKGDSYGNWLQLCRELLDDLDEAETAAVFGGNAMRVYRLEDAHDRTA; this is encoded by the coding sequence GTGATCATCGACAGTCATCAGCATTTCTGGCGTCTCGAAACCGGCCTCTATGACTGGATCCCACCCGCCGACGCCGTGTTGCGCCGCAATTTCGAAGTCGCCGAACTGGCCCCGCAATTGCGCGATGCCGGCATAGGCGGGACGATCCTGGTGCAGGCAGCCAATAGCGAAGACGAGCTGGCCGAACTCGGCAGGCATGCGGCAGCAGCCGGCTTCGTTCGCGGCATCGTGGCGCCGCTCGAAATCACTCGGGCCGGCGTGGCCGACCGCATCGCCCGCATGGCGGAAACGCCACTCCTGGTCGGCTTCCGTCCGCCCTTCACCGCGCTGTCCGACAGTGCGGGCGCACTCACCGATTCAGCTGGCGCTGCGCTCGGTGCGATCGATCGGTACGGCCTCGCGCTGGACTGTCTTGCAGTCGGTCCGGCGCTCGGATTGATCCCCGCACTCGCTCAGAGCCATGCCGGCATGAACCTGATCGTCGATCATGGTGGCAATCCCGACCTTTCCGCAGGCAAAGTGCGAGGTGAATGGCGTGAAAGCATGCGGCAAATCGCGGGACAACCGAATGTTTCCTGCAAGCTTTCCGGCCTCCTGACCCGGCTTCCGCCGGGGGCAGATCGCACCATCGTGGCCGAGCATGTCGCCATTCTGCGTGACCTGTTCGGGCCGTCGCGCCTGCTCTGGGGCAGCGACTGGCCGGTGCTGACCAAGGGGGACAGCTATGGCAACTGGCTGCAGCTGTGCCGGGAACTGCTCGATGATCTCGATGAAGCGGAAACCGCGGCGGTGTTCGGCGGCAATGCCATGCGGGTCTACAGACTGGAGGATGCGCATGACCGCACAGCCTGA
- a CDS encoding glycoside hydrolase family 88 protein, which translates to MDRHDPYAAALARCIALLQRVSDIDGDRAPRLGNADLSWTYCPEHDWVASFRIGTLWLAYQETGRDYFRGRARARDAYYDRLLVTTDWHDHDLGFLFSLSCVADYRLTGREAARQRALGGARLLASRFVDNGGYLLAWDEKIAFDNNEKGEAWARFVKGRMIADTMQNLALLYWAAEQEGDPRLAEIATRHAQTAAQYLVRPDGSSFHTFAFDPRTGAPVGGATHQGYADASCWSRGQAWLIHGFAQTYALSGEAFSLEAARKVCARFEQLMGDDMVPVWDFDAPREDNMPVDSSAGAIAAAGYLLLASLVEGDERRRWHTMGLRLLDGLLQRCDLTDNPQAHGFLDEGAANVPKGRVRSMLPYGDYYLMEALMRAAGHHRFFW; encoded by the coding sequence ATGGACCGTCACGATCCCTACGCCGCGGCGCTGGCGCGGTGCATCGCCCTGCTGCAGCGCGTGTCCGACATCGATGGCGACCGGGCGCCGCGACTGGGCAATGCCGACCTGAGCTGGACCTATTGCCCTGAGCATGACTGGGTGGCCTCGTTCCGCATCGGCACGCTGTGGCTGGCCTATCAGGAGACCGGTCGCGACTATTTCCGGGGCCGCGCCCGGGCGCGCGACGCCTATTATGACAGGCTGCTGGTCACGACGGACTGGCATGACCATGACCTGGGGTTCCTCTTCTCGCTGAGCTGCGTCGCGGACTATCGGCTGACCGGCCGGGAGGCGGCACGGCAGCGAGCGCTTGGCGGTGCGCGCCTGCTGGCCAGCCGCTTCGTCGACAATGGCGGCTACCTGCTGGCCTGGGACGAGAAAATCGCCTTCGATAACAATGAAAAGGGCGAGGCCTGGGCGCGGTTCGTCAAGGGGCGCATGATCGCCGACACCATGCAGAACCTGGCTTTGCTCTATTGGGCTGCCGAGCAGGAGGGCGATCCGCGCCTTGCCGAAATCGCCACGCGCCACGCGCAGACGGCGGCGCAATACCTTGTGCGACCCGATGGCAGCAGCTTCCACACCTTCGCCTTCGATCCCAGAACAGGCGCGCCAGTCGGCGGCGCGACGCATCAGGGCTATGCCGATGCCTCCTGCTGGAGCCGCGGGCAGGCCTGGCTGATCCATGGCTTCGCCCAGACCTATGCCCTGTCGGGGGAGGCCTTCAGCCTCGAAGCGGCGCGCAAGGTCTGCGCCAGGTTCGAGCAGCTCATGGGCGATGACATGGTGCCGGTCTGGGATTTCGATGCGCCGCGCGAAGACAATATGCCGGTCGATAGTTCAGCCGGAGCCATCGCGGCGGCCGGCTACCTGCTGCTGGCGAGTCTCGTCGAAGGCGACGAGCGGCGGCGCTGGCACACCATGGGCCTGCGGCTGCTCGACGGGCTGCTGCAGCGCTGCGACCTGACCGACAACCCACAAGCGCATGGCTTTCTCGATGAAGGCGCCGCCAACGTGCCCAAGGGCCGTGTGCGCAGCATGCTGCCCTATGGCGACTATTACCTGATGGAGGCGCTGATGCGCGCCGCCGGCCATCACCGCTTCTTCTGGTAA
- a CDS encoding aldo/keto reductase translates to MRFRQVGKTDLEICELAFGGASIETVSEAGAQAVLEAAWTGGIRHFDTAPHYGPGISEVRMGRFLAEKPRGEFTLSTKVGRLLAPDATGALQRQLDYSYDGIMRSVEESRQRMGLDRFDILLVHDIGPESYGVHGERSHFADLMDSGWKAMEQLRREGACAAIGIGVNGVDICLRVMEQVALDIILLAGRYTLLDPQAEPELLPLCGEESTSILLGGVFNTGILATGAVPGALFQYRPADEAMLEKTRQLQAVCVEYGVPLPAAALQFAKDHPAIPSLLVATASPDQLAANFANYQYPIPSEFWARLAECGLARHYSLDK, encoded by the coding sequence ATGCGTTTCCGGCAGGTCGGCAAAACCGATCTTGAAATCTGCGAACTGGCCTTTGGTGGCGCCAGCATCGAGACGGTCAGCGAGGCCGGAGCCCAGGCCGTGCTCGAAGCCGCCTGGACCGGCGGCATAAGGCATTTCGATACCGCGCCCCATTATGGACCGGGCATTTCCGAGGTCCGCATGGGCCGGTTCCTCGCCGAAAAGCCGCGGGGTGAATTCACCCTCTCCACCAAGGTGGGGCGGCTATTGGCGCCCGATGCCACCGGCGCGCTGCAGCGACAGCTCGATTACAGCTATGACGGCATCATGCGCTCGGTGGAGGAAAGCCGGCAGCGCATGGGGCTCGACCGCTTCGACATCCTGCTGGTGCACGATATCGGCCCGGAAAGCTATGGCGTCCATGGCGAGCGCAGCCACTTCGCCGACCTGATGGATTCCGGCTGGAAGGCGATGGAGCAATTGCGCCGCGAAGGCGCCTGCGCCGCCATCGGCATCGGCGTCAATGGCGTCGACATCTGCCTGCGCGTGATGGAACAGGTGGCGCTCGATATCATCCTGCTGGCCGGGCGCTATACGCTGCTCGACCCGCAAGCCGAGCCGGAACTGCTGCCGCTCTGCGGCGAGGAATCGACCTCCATATTGCTGGGCGGCGTGTTCAATACCGGCATCCTGGCCACCGGCGCCGTTCCCGGCGCGCTGTTCCAATATCGCCCGGCCGATGAGGCCATGCTGGAAAAAACCCGGCAGTTGCAGGCGGTCTGCGTCGAATATGGCGTGCCCCTGCCGGCTGCTGCATTGCAGTTTGCCAAGGATCACCCTGCCATTCCGTCGCTGCTGGTGGCCACGGCCAGCCCCGATCAACTGGCGGCGAATTTCGCCAATTACCAATACCCGATCCCTTCCGAATTCTGGGCCCGCCTCGCCGAATGCGGGCTGGCCCGCCACTATTCATTGGACAAATAA
- a CDS encoding ABC transporter ATP-binding protein: MSDIRIDNVTKSYGNVEVIPGLSLALAGGSFTVLLGPSGCGKSTLLRMIAGLEEVTSGAVFIDGVDVTDNEPSERGIAMVFQSYALYPHMTVYDNMAYGLKIARMPKPQIEERVRGAAAILQLTDYLKRKPAELSGGQRQRVAIGRAIVRDPKVFLFDEPLSNLDAALRNQMRIELAQLHARLGATMVYVTHDQVEAMTMADTIVVLNKGSIEQTGEPLDLYNKPASIFVAEFIGSPKMNIFGGDVAAKAGATHLGVRPENLVIGDGPDAWPLTVTYVEKLGADTIVHADGGALGPVILRAEGTYLAAQGQTIHVTPQPEHVHLFDAAGKRIN, from the coding sequence ATGTCCGATATCAGAATCGACAATGTCACCAAGAGCTACGGCAATGTGGAGGTCATTCCCGGCCTGTCGCTCGCGCTGGCGGGCGGATCGTTCACGGTCCTGCTCGGCCCGTCGGGCTGCGGGAAATCCACGCTGTTGCGCATGATTGCCGGGCTCGAGGAAGTGACATCAGGCGCCGTCTTTATCGACGGCGTCGATGTGACGGACAATGAGCCCTCCGAGCGCGGCATTGCCATGGTGTTCCAATCCTATGCGCTTTATCCGCATATGACGGTCTACGACAACATGGCCTATGGGCTGAAAATCGCGCGCATGCCCAAGCCGCAGATCGAGGAGCGCGTGCGCGGCGCCGCCGCCATCCTGCAACTGACCGATTATCTCAAGCGCAAGCCGGCCGAGCTTTCGGGCGGGCAGCGGCAGCGGGTCGCCATCGGCCGCGCCATCGTGCGCGATCCCAAAGTGTTCCTGTTCGACGAGCCGCTGAGCAACCTCGACGCCGCCCTGCGCAACCAGATGCGCATCGAGCTGGCGCAGTTGCATGCCCGGCTCGGCGCGACCATGGTCTATGTCACCCACGACCAGGTCGAGGCGATGACCATGGCCGATACGATCGTGGTGCTCAACAAGGGCAGCATCGAGCAGACCGGCGAGCCGCTCGATCTCTACAACAAGCCGGCCAGCATTTTCGTCGCCGAATTCATCGGCTCGCCCAAGATGAACATTTTCGGCGGGGATGTCGCCGCGAAGGCGGGAGCCACGCATCTGGGCGTGCGGCCGGAAAACCTGGTGATCGGGGACGGGCCGGATGCCTGGCCGTTGACCGTGACCTATGTCGAAAAGTTGGGCGCCGACACGATCGTGCATGCCGATGGCGGGGCCCTCGGGCCGGTCATCCTGCGGGCCGAGGGCACCTATCTCGCCGCGCAGGGGCAGACCATCCACGTCACGCCCCAGCCCGAGCATGTGCACCTGTTCGATGCAGCGGGCAAACGCATCAACTGA
- a CDS encoding ABC transporter substrate-binding protein, with protein MNGALYGIPVQQLFPKSFGFNTRTELLEKYDIDLNAIDWFDDLTPVFERVVAGEGEGYYAFGGRLAALPELFGYDPALGPNAAAVVKMDDPERKVVNLYGTEEFRELMRLRREWHLAGLTEPNPQNREQARAALQAGTTGFSLDSAQDRPVDRVFLGLDFTPKRFAPLVLTTAAMNASMMAISADSQHPVEALKLITLLHTDAEVFNILSLGIEGVNWQHNADTGLVELLDTASYWPNINWVWGNSYLAYPQRATDAADNAEAEKVNAEAVASVILGFSFDTSPVENEVAAMSSILANFEPLEGGRVEDVDGYIDQQIAALEAAGLARVQEEMTRQIAEWAAQQQ; from the coding sequence ATGAATGGCGCGCTTTACGGTATTCCCGTGCAGCAGTTGTTTCCCAAGAGCTTCGGTTTCAACACCAGGACCGAGCTGCTGGAAAAGTATGACATCGACCTCAATGCCATTGACTGGTTCGATGACCTGACGCCGGTTTTCGAGAGGGTCGTGGCCGGCGAGGGCGAGGGCTATTACGCCTTCGGCGGTCGTCTTGCCGCCCTGCCGGAGCTTTTTGGCTATGACCCGGCGCTCGGGCCCAATGCGGCAGCCGTCGTCAAGATGGATGACCCGGAACGCAAGGTCGTCAACCTCTACGGCACCGAGGAATTCCGCGAATTGATGCGGCTGCGCCGCGAATGGCATCTTGCCGGCCTGACCGAACCCAATCCGCAGAACCGCGAACAGGCCCGTGCGGCGCTGCAGGCCGGAACCACCGGCTTCAGCCTCGACAGCGCCCAGGATCGCCCGGTGGATCGCGTCTTCCTCGGCCTCGATTTCACGCCCAAGCGTTTTGCACCCCTGGTGCTGACCACGGCGGCGATGAATGCGTCGATGATGGCCATCTCCGCCGACAGCCAGCACCCGGTCGAAGCGCTCAAGCTGATCACCCTGCTGCATACCGATGCCGAGGTATTCAACATCCTGTCGCTGGGCATCGAGGGCGTGAACTGGCAGCACAATGCCGATACCGGCCTGGTCGAGCTGCTGGACACCGCCTCCTACTGGCCGAATATCAACTGGGTGTGGGGCAACAGCTACCTGGCCTATCCGCAGCGCGCCACCGATGCGGCCGATAATGCCGAAGCGGAAAAGGTCAATGCCGAGGCCGTCGCCTCGGTCATCCTGGGCTTCTCCTTCGATACCTCGCCGGTCGAGAACGAAGTGGCGGCCATGTCCTCGATCCTCGCTAATTTCGAACCGCTGGAAGGCGGCCGCGTCGAGGACGTGGATGGCTATATCGACCAGCAGATCGCCGCGCTCGAAGCCGCCGGCCTGGCCCGGGTGCAGGAAGAAATGACCCGCCAGATCGCCGAGTGGGCAGCGCAGCAACAGTAA
- a CDS encoding carbohydrate ABC transporter permease — protein sequence MTAIARKRTFRWDRFIANALPHVALIVFAGATLMPLLLIVSASFSDDTLLTRRGFSLLPQGFTTFAYQYVADTGTQIYRAYFVTIGITVVGTTVGLFVMSLLAYALSRPNFRFRRILSFAVFFTLLFNGGFVPFYILMTQYLGLVDNYLALILPNLVNVFFVLILRTYFAALPGEVFEAARMDGAGEFRIFLQIAMPMAAPALATVGLMTALTYWNEWVNVLYFIRDPEKVTLQYLLFQIQQNIQLLQESDVYASMGVAIPAQSVRMAIAVIATGPAALLFLVFQKYLVRGATLGAFK from the coding sequence ATGACTGCCATTGCTCGCAAACGCACCTTCCGGTGGGACCGGTTCATCGCCAACGCGCTGCCCCATGTCGCGCTCATCGTCTTCGCCGGCGCGACACTGATGCCGCTGCTGCTGATCGTCTCGGCGTCGTTTTCGGATGATACGCTGCTGACGCGGCGGGGCTTCTCACTGTTGCCGCAGGGCTTCACAACTTTCGCCTATCAATATGTGGCCGATACGGGCACGCAGATCTATCGCGCCTATTTCGTCACCATCGGCATCACAGTGGTGGGCACGACTGTCGGCCTCTTCGTCATGTCATTGCTGGCCTATGCCCTGTCGCGGCCTAATTTCCGCTTCCGGCGCATCCTGTCCTTCGCGGTGTTCTTCACCCTGCTGTTCAATGGCGGCTTCGTGCCGTTCTACATCCTGATGACCCAGTATCTGGGGCTGGTGGACAATTACCTGGCGCTGATCCTGCCCAACCTGGTCAACGTGTTCTTCGTCCTGATCCTGCGCACCTATTTCGCGGCTTTGCCGGGCGAGGTGTTCGAGGCCGCGCGCATGGACGGCGCGGGCGAGTTCCGCATCTTCCTGCAGATCGCCATGCCCATGGCGGCGCCGGCTCTGGCCACGGTGGGCCTGATGACGGCGCTCACCTATTGGAACGAGTGGGTCAACGTCCTCTACTTCATCCGCGACCCCGAAAAGGTCACGCTGCAATACCTGCTGTTCCAGATTCAGCAGAACATCCAACTGCTCCAGGAAAGCGATGTCTATGCCAGCATGGGCGTGGCCATTCCGGCGCAAAGCGTGCGCATGGCCATCGCGGTGATTGCTACCGGTCCGGCAGCCCTGCTGTTCCTCGTCTTCCAGAAATATCTCGTTCGCGGCGCAACCCTGGGGGCCTTCAAGTGA
- a CDS encoding ABC transporter permease subunit: MAAVAKSRRASASRKRTIVLLLMCLPALLWLLVFKYATLAGSWIAFTNFRPRLGIFGSEFVGLRNFEFLFASAAALNASRNTILLNGLFIVGSTIFTLFISALMFDVFRSRLAKYYQTTFLFPFFISWVIVSYFVFGFLSSNGIINGLLSQPIEFYQNPAWWPLILLIVVLWKTTGWGTLIYLAGMLAINPQLYEASRVDGASKVQQFFTITLPLIMPLVIIQFLLSLANIFNADFGLFYQVPLNQALLYESTDVLDTFIYRALVQVGNVSMSAAADLYKSVIGFVLVILANWVVRRIDPDKALF; the protein is encoded by the coding sequence ATGGCTGCTGTCGCCAAAAGCCGCCGCGCTTCCGCCAGTCGCAAGCGGACGATCGTGCTGTTGCTGATGTGCCTGCCGGCGCTGCTGTGGCTGCTGGTATTCAAGTATGCGACGCTGGCCGGCAGCTGGATCGCCTTCACCAATTTCCGGCCGCGGCTGGGCATTTTCGGCAGCGAATTCGTCGGTTTGAGGAATTTCGAATTCCTCTTCGCCTCGGCCGCCGCGCTCAATGCCTCGCGCAACACGATCCTGCTCAACGGGCTCTTCATCGTCGGCAGCACCATCTTCACGCTGTTCATTTCGGCGCTGATGTTCGACGTGTTCCGCAGCCGGCTGGCCAAATATTACCAGACGACCTTCCTGTTCCCGTTCTTCATCTCCTGGGTGATCGTCAGCTATTTCGTCTTCGGGTTCCTGAGCAGCAACGGCATCATCAACGGGCTGCTGTCCCAGCCGATCGAATTCTACCAGAACCCGGCCTGGTGGCCGCTGATCCTGCTGATCGTCGTGCTGTGGAAGACCACGGGCTGGGGCACGCTGATCTACCTAGCGGGGATGCTGGCGATCAATCCGCAGCTCTACGAGGCGTCGCGGGTGGATGGCGCCAGCAAGGTGCAGCAGTTCTTCACCATCACGCTGCCGCTGATCATGCCGCTGGTGATCATCCAGTTCCTGCTGTCGCTGGCCAATATCTTCAACGCCGATTTCGGCCTGTTCTACCAGGTGCCGCTCAACCAGGCGCTGCTCTACGAGAGCACCGACGTGCTCGACACCTTCATCTACCGGGCCCTGGTCCAGGTCGGCAACGTGTCGATGAGTGCGGCCGCCGATCTCTACAAATCCGTCATCGGTTTCGTGCTGGTCATCCTGGCCAATTGGGTGGTCCGCCGTATCGATCCTGACAAGGCGCTGTTCTGA
- a CDS encoding LacI family DNA-binding transcriptional regulator, with translation MSSEFQQNLTIFDIAEAAGVSVTTVSRILNNKPDVSAKTIAKVRDVMQRLGYQPHASARRLASGRSNVIAVLPHATAGELGSVTYEYITGIVDAAEAEDFSVNLLPRSTSEEKLRSLFGSGQFDGIALLQVQTNDWRVEALRQSGKPFVLVGRTEDTAGVSYVDVDLVRGAHEMVEAVAARGHRRIVLIGNALHQKVRRFSARLIHDGYQSGMAGLGLEPLVIDTEFSIDGVVQAIKDGLTAALVPSCFFIGGHVAMPQILNRLREDGVDVPGRVSLVSILPDPVAEITTPRTTTIDLPGREMGQHAGRTLIEQVTGRTGTRQILLPPQIIWRDSVRTTAEGNP, from the coding sequence ATGAGTTCTGAATTTCAGCAGAACCTGACCATTTTCGACATCGCCGAAGCGGCGGGTGTCTCCGTGACCACAGTGTCGCGGATTCTCAACAACAAGCCGGATGTGTCGGCGAAAACCATCGCCAAGGTGCGCGATGTCATGCAGCGGCTGGGCTACCAGCCCCATGCCAGCGCCCGGCGTCTCGCCTCGGGCCGCAGCAATGTCATCGCCGTGCTGCCCCATGCCACGGCGGGCGAATTGGGCAGCGTGACCTATGAATATATTACCGGCATCGTCGATGCTGCCGAAGCCGAGGATTTCTCCGTCAACCTGCTGCCGCGCAGCACGAGCGAGGAAAAGCTCCGCTCGCTGTTCGGCTCGGGACAGTTCGACGGCATTGCCCTGTTGCAAGTGCAGACCAATGACTGGCGTGTCGAGGCCCTGCGCCAGAGCGGCAAGCCCTTCGTGCTGGTCGGCCGGACCGAGGACACGGCCGGGGTCAGCTATGTCGACGTCGATCTCGTCCGCGGCGCCCATGAAATGGTCGAGGCCGTGGCCGCAAGGGGGCACCGGCGCATCGTGCTGATCGGCAATGCCCTGCATCAGAAGGTGCGCCGCTTCAGCGCCCGCCTGATCCATGATGGCTATCAGTCCGGCATGGCCGGGCTGGGCCTGGAGCCGCTGGTTATCGACACCGAATTCAGCATAGATGGCGTGGTGCAGGCCATCAAGGACGGGCTCACTGCCGCGCTCGTGCCGAGCTGCTTCTTCATCGGCGGCCACGTGGCCATGCCGCAGATTCTCAACCGGCTCCGCGAAGATGGGGTCGATGTGCCGGGCAGGGTGTCGCTGGTCTCGATCCTGCCTGATCCGGTGGCCGAAATCACCACGCCCCGCACCACCACGATCGACCTGCCGGGGCGGGAGATGGGCCAGCATGCCGGCCGCACGCTGATCGAGCAGGTCACCGGCCGGACCGGCACGCGGCAGATCCTGTTGCCACCCCAGATCATCTGGCGCGACAGCGTCAGGACTACAGCAGAAGGAAACCCTTGA